A region from the Salvia splendens isolate huo1 chromosome 15, SspV2, whole genome shotgun sequence genome encodes:
- the LOC121766929 gene encoding uncharacterized protein LOC121766929: MEVAIEEVLVNTRHRWYMWQVMNKAADKLPKNMLGSEELKNELNGCVWSELIEPDAFEETWHAIMERYGLANNDWVSSMFVSRKFWVPAFFRDFLMSSLIKTTSLSESQNSFFKRYSKSRANLMLFYMNYNHALETQRRVFANREIEVYNVNDKDSNSWTITYSIVDDTYLCGCKKFERLVCQVIHEKLRGGRWLKSQFVKPIHGGFCDDQEIHLVVDKKKIAFKNLYALFIETTQSIEGNIDQINAFAAIIEEGKKQLLGEGVVLSSTEKRALIENFDGSQVPNFMEVHPPDVVSTKGSGGRKKSKKESAMKLTMKPVRKCGN; the protein is encoded by the exons ATGGAAGTTGCTATTGAGGAGGTCCTTGTCAATACGAGACACCGGTGGTATATGTGGCAGGTTATGAATAAAGCTGCTGACAAATTGCCAAAGAACATGCTTGGTAGTGAAGAACTAAAGAATGAACTGAATGGATGTGTATGGTCGGAGTTGATAGAACCTGATGCATTTGAAGAAACTTGGCATGCTATAATGGAAAGATATGGGCTGGCCAATAATGACTGGGTTTCATCAATGTTTGTATCCAGAAAGTTTTGGGTTCCAGCCTTTTTCCGTGATTTTCTGATGAGTTCGTTGATAAAGACAACTTCTTTGTCTGAATCACAGAATAGCTTCTTTAAAAGGTACTCAAAGTCTCGGGCTAACCTGATGCTATTTTATATGAACTATAACCATGCTCTGGAGACTCAAAGAA GAGTGTTTGCCAATAGAGAGATTGAAGTATATAACGTAAATGACAAGGATTCAAACTCATGGACAATTACTTACTCCATTGTTGATGACACCTATTTGTGTGGATGCAAAAAGTTTGAGAGACTTG TTTGTCAAGTGATACACGAGAAGTTGCGTGGAGGGAGATGGTTGAAGTCACAGTTTGTGAAGCCAATACATGGAGGTttttgtgatgatcaagaaatacACCTTGTTGTGGACAAGAAGAAGATTGCATTTAAAAACTTGTATGCATTATTCATTGAAACAACACAAAGTATTGAAGGGAACATTGATCAAATTAATGCATTTGCTGCAATTATTGAAGAAGGTAAGAAGCAGCTTCTCGGAGAAGGTGTTGTTCTGTCTTCAACAGAGAAGAGAGCATTGATTGAGAACTTCGATGGCTCACAAGTTCCGAACTTTATGGAAGTTCATCCTCCTGATGTTGTTAGTACAAAGGGAAGTGGAGGTAGGAAGAAATCGAAGAAGGAGTCAGCAATGAAGTTAACAATGAAACCAGTTCGAAAGTGTGGAAACTGA